One genomic region from Colletotrichum lupini chromosome 7, complete sequence encodes:
- a CDS encoding longiborneol synthase codes for MSTSPKIMVSPPGLSPGGINSAAVSVAQPWLRMLSSVWGMCAPKRIRLEDDLAKEPKRLAALCKPICKQMLEDLKYPGVPPVKRESVEALLKYMHKRAVEIGWPLDTPLSQKGFRLGFSLAAMCHPRHPIEVQGYVGLFTWLVVQYDDIVGQNEGGMDEAQHFQRRFLNGETQPNAMLEGLAGLLRQAPDIFDPVMASLLQISALKFMTCNLLERHDGFQNMKTTRGAGIKFPDFLRDLAGINVAYAVFCFPKAQYPDVSQYLEAIPDMARVIDISNDVFSFYKEELGGETRNYIHNRRMATGKDVFAVLEDVATDTVDAANRASAILKGRGTYEQSMQECARGFHAMHTSNPRYKMADMDLAEEHPLAPYEHLMAEIFGGHEKVKA; via the exons ATGTCCACCTCGCCCAAGATTATGGTCAGCCCTCCCGGTCTCAGCCCTGGAGGAATCAACAGCGCCGCTGTTTCGGTTGCCCAGCCGTGGCTCCGGATGCTCAGCTCCGTGTGGGGAATGTGCGCCCCGAAGCGAATCCGCCTCGAAGATGACCTGGCAAAGGAGCCCAAGCGGCTGGCTGCCCTCTGCAAGCCCATTTGCAAACAGATGCTCGAGGACCTCAAGTACCCTGGCGTCCCACCGGTCAAGCGCGAGTCCGTCGAAGCGCTGCTGAAATATATGCACAAGAGAGCCGTCGAGATCGGATGGCCACTCGATACCCCTCTGTCCCAGAAGGGGTTCCGCTTGGGCTTCTCACTAGCTGCG ATGTGCCATCCCCGTCACCCGATAGAGGTACAGGGTTATGTTGGGCTCTTCACCTGGCTCGTCGTTCAGTACGACGACATCGTGGGCCAGAATGAAGGCGGAATGGACGAGGCCCAGCACTTCCAGCGGCGCTTCCTCAACGGCGAGACCCAGCCCAACGCCATGCTCGAAGGGCTGGCGGGCCTGCTGCGTCAGGCTCCCGACATTTTTGACCCCGTCATGGCCAGCCTGTTGCAAATCTCGGCTCTCAAATTCATGACTTGCAACCTGCTCGAGCGTCACGATGGCTTCCAGAACATGAAGACCACGCGGGGCGCCGGGATCAAGTTCCCCGACTTCCTGCGCGACCTGGCTGGCATAAACGTGGCGTACGCCGTCTTCTGCTTCCCCAAAGCCCAATACCCGGACGTGAGTCAATACCTGGAGGCCATTCCTGACATGGCCAGGGTGATCGACATTTCGAACGACGTTTTCTC CTTCTACAAGGAGGAACTTGGCGGCGAGACCAGGAATTATATTCACAACCGCCGTATGGCAACCGGCAAGGATGTCTTCGCAGTCCTGGAAGACGTCGCCACCGACACGGTAGATGCCGCCAACAGAGCCTCCGCCATCCTCAAGGGGAGGGGCACGTACGAGCAGTCTATGCAGGAGTGCGCCAGAGGCTTCCACGCCATGCACACATCGAACCCACGGTACAAGATGGCTGACATGGACTTGGCCGAGGAGCATCCTCTGGCTCCGTACGAACATCTCATGGCGGAGATCTTTGGCGGTCATGAAAAGGTGAAGGCATGA
- a CDS encoding heterokaryon incompatibility protein: protein MALGTADSIDAPRDPLPKPLGPHLRLLGINAGVPFGVLTSALDALQIRPAVALLVCDPDTHTPQVKSNPVSSSSSRPLNLQKLEKKREGDTGSNRPSPETESGAQESAHQRQEKSTYGYRSRPIPLTRSLARSAEPNQSIAAVKMSIQYRRLDPSRREIRLLEIQSARSLSDPVECRLVTVRLTDELSREYIALSSLYGDAAETEKIFVGGHAVTITAHLAQALKQVRAVFYPTISQRFQRTPARRPHGAPRWLRQLFGLGSSRQSDLESRCLRVWCDFLCVNQRDDVEKSKQHTDMRNIYRNAELVVGWLGDKRDDTDEAMAALARIEDAMPPHWGDPGDREKHPEDYAPFHKWAVPIASLWAPGPDGEIPFLMPHWAGANDFMGRSYFQRRWILEELAMARFPTFLIGDTIVPWKQVLRLNRMMEEFKYHPSDIFPANLSAMIAELPLETAHKLLDEFAKREALEEAQILKETGSSRATSSTRSTDTK, encoded by the exons ATGGCATTGGGAACAGCCGACAGCATCGATGCCCCCAGAGATCCCCTGCCCAAGCCGCTGGGCCCGCATCTGCGCCTTCTTGGTATAAACGCCGGCGTCCCGTTCGGAGTCCTCACTTCTGCGCTGGACGCGCTTCAGATTCGCCCTGCCGTTGCATTGTTGGTGTGCGACCCAGACACTCACACGCCGCAAGTCAAGTCAAATCCtgtcagcagcagcagcagcagaccc CTCAACCTGCAGAAACtggagaagaagagagagGGAGATACCGGTAGCAACAGGCCCTCACCTGAGACCGAATCTGGAGCACAGGAATCGGCACATCAGAGACAGGAAAAAAGCACATACGGATACCG TTCTCGCCCGATCCCGCTCACTCGCTCGCTCGCTCGCTCCGCCGAACCGAACCAGAGCATTGCTGCCGTTAAGATGAGCATTCAATATCGGCGTCTGGACCCTTCGAGGCGTGAGATCCGCCTGCTTGAGATTCAGTCCGCGCGCAGCCTCAGCGATCCAGTCGAGTGTCGGCTCGTCACAGTTCGCCTGACGGATGAGCTGTCCCGCGAGTACATCGCCCTCTCGTCACTCTATGGCGACGCGGCCGAGACCGAAAAGATCTTCGTGGGCGGCCATGCCGTCACTATCACGGCTCATCTGGCTCAGGCACTGAAGCAGGTCCGCGCCGTCTTCTATCCGACTATCTCGCAGCGCTTCCAAAGGACGCCGGCCAGGCGGCCTCACGGCGCCCCGAGATGGCTTAGGCAGCTCTTCGGTCTCGGTAGCTCACGTCAGAGTGACTTGGAGTCGAGGTGTTTGAGGGTGTGGTGCGACTTCCTCTGCGTCAACCAACGTGACGACGTGGAAAAGTCCAAGCAGCACACGGACATGCGTAACATCTATCGCAACGCGGAGCTTGTCGTCGGGTGGCTGGGCGACAAGAGGGACGACACCGATGAGGCCATGGCCGCTCTTGCGCGGATCGAGGACGCTATGCCGCCCCACTGGGGCGACCCCGGCGACCGCGAAAAGCACCCCGAAGACTACGCGCCATTTCACAAGTGGGCGGTCCCCATCGCGTCTCTATGGGCTCCTGGTCCCGACGGCGAGATTCCGTTCCTGATGCCACATTGGGCCGGTGCCAACGACTTCATGGGCCGTTCCTACTTTCAACGTCGCTGGATCCTTGAAGAGCTCGCCATGGCAAGGTTCCCTACCTTTTTGATTGGAGACACCATTGTTCCGTGGAAGCAGGTACTTCGCTTGAACCGCATGATGGAGGAATTTAAGTATCATCCGTCCGACATCTTCCCCGCG AACCTATCGGCCATGATAGCCGAGTTACCTCTTGAGACAGCGCACAAGCTTCTCGATGAGTTTGCAAAGCGAGAGGCACTAGAGGAGGCCCAGATCCTCAAGGAGACGGGAAGCAGCCGGGCGACCTCGTCCACGCGATCCACCGACACCAAGTAA